A single genomic interval of Aegicerativicinus sediminis harbors:
- a CDS encoding LolA family protein, producing MKRLITLIILFVGFMGFSQSSKQAETLLNEVHNKVKSYDNISIDFKYVLQNLSENINQETRGDVVMKGDQYLLNILGVTRIYDGKTLYTINPEDEEVTISSDNTEDENTITPSKMLSFYKEGYTYSMDILQDVQGRKIQYVKLTPIDANSEIKNVLLGIDATTKHIYNLIEVGKNGTRTTLTVNSFKTNEPISQTLFTFDKNKYKGYYINNLD from the coding sequence ATGAAACGATTAATTACCCTCATAATTTTATTTGTTGGATTTATGGGATTTTCCCAATCTTCCAAACAAGCAGAAACATTGTTGAATGAAGTACACAATAAAGTTAAATCTTACGATAATATATCTATCGACTTTAAATATGTATTGCAGAATTTAAGCGAAAATATAAATCAAGAAACTCGTGGGGATGTTGTAATGAAAGGTGATCAATATCTTTTGAACATTTTAGGTGTTACCAGAATTTATGATGGTAAAACCCTATATACCATTAATCCTGAGGATGAAGAAGTTACAATTTCTTCAGATAATACCGAAGATGAAAACACAATAACTCCAAGTAAAATGCTGTCTTTTTACAAGGAAGGTTATACCTACTCAATGGATATATTACAAGATGTACAAGGAAGAAAAATACAATATGTTAAACTCACCCCTATTGATGCCAATTCTGAAATAAAGAATGTTTTATTAGGAATTGATGCAACAACAAAACATATTTACAACTTAATAGAAGTTGGAAAAAATGGTACGAGGACTACATTAACGGTTAATTCTTTCAAAACAAATGAACCAATTTCTCAAACCTTATTTACTTTTGATAAGAATAAATACAAAGGTTATTATATAAATAATCTCGATTAA
- a CDS encoding DNA translocase FtsK: protein MAKKKGKKSTKQSSASKTTTVKLSNQQKLIYGSLLIILGLLLFIAFLSHLFTGNIDQSAIEAFTNRDVEAENWLSKVGAWVSDLFINQGFGVASFIFAGLIFLSGVYITLDINKVKLAKHWIWGSLIVVWLSIFFGFFGHSYGMLGGAIGFEMNTFLQDYIGKIGVALLLLFGLIVYLALRFKVSAQNFSNIWKISKEKFKNENQKPAYSDNSDVYLVDNDLSAEAEEIKSAFDLNVDKTKQEPTESKSTANEDFEIEVNQEDVIEPELEMAIEESREELSETDNLSNKLVKDFGLFDPTLELSNYQFPPLDLLKKYEGEGITINQEELEENKNRIVETLNNYKIGISSIKATIGPTVTLYEIVPDAGIRISKIKNLEDDIALSLAALGIRIIAPIPGKGTIGIEVPNKNATIVSMRSVIASQKFQKSEMELPIAFGKTISNETMVVDLAKMPHLLMAGATGQGKSVGLNAVLTSLLYKKHPAEVKFVLVDPKKVELTLFNKIERHYLAKLPDSEDAIITDTTKVINTLNSLCIEMDNRYDMLKNAMCRNIKEYNEKFKSRKLNPNEGHQYLPYIVLVVDEFADLIMTAGKEIETPIARLAQLARAIGIHLIIATQRPSVNVITGIIKANFPARIAFRVTSKIDSRTILDNSGADQLIGRGDMLYTQGNDVTRIQCAFVDTPEVERITEFIGSQKAYPDAYHLPEYVGEESGTGIDIDLEDRDKLFKEAAEVIVTAQQGSASLLQRKLKLGYNRAGRLIDQLEAAGIVGGFEGSKARQVLIPDLTALEQHLRDENLY, encoded by the coding sequence ATGGCGAAGAAAAAGGGCAAGAAATCAACAAAACAATCCTCAGCCTCCAAGACTACTACTGTTAAACTTTCCAACCAACAAAAACTTATATATGGAAGTTTACTGATTATACTTGGATTATTGCTGTTTATAGCATTCCTATCCCATTTATTTACTGGAAACATTGACCAAAGTGCTATAGAAGCTTTCACCAATAGGGATGTTGAAGCGGAAAACTGGTTAAGCAAGGTTGGAGCATGGGTAAGTGACCTGTTCATAAATCAAGGATTTGGTGTGGCCTCTTTTATTTTTGCTGGACTCATATTCTTAAGCGGGGTTTATATAACCTTAGATATTAACAAAGTTAAATTGGCTAAGCATTGGATCTGGGGAAGTCTAATCGTTGTTTGGCTCTCTATATTCTTTGGCTTTTTTGGGCATTCTTATGGAATGTTGGGTGGTGCCATCGGATTTGAAATGAACACATTTTTACAAGATTATATTGGCAAAATCGGTGTTGCTCTACTGCTCCTGTTCGGGTTAATTGTTTACTTGGCGTTGAGATTTAAAGTATCCGCTCAAAATTTTTCCAATATTTGGAAAATAAGTAAAGAAAAGTTCAAAAATGAAAACCAAAAACCTGCATATTCTGACAATTCGGATGTCTATTTGGTTGATAATGATTTAAGTGCAGAGGCCGAAGAAATTAAATCGGCATTTGATCTGAATGTTGATAAAACCAAACAGGAACCGACAGAATCGAAAAGTACCGCGAATGAGGATTTTGAAATTGAAGTAAATCAAGAAGATGTAATAGAACCCGAGCTAGAGATGGCAATTGAGGAGTCGCGAGAGGAACTTTCTGAAACAGACAATCTATCTAATAAATTAGTTAAAGATTTTGGGCTTTTTGACCCCACACTAGAATTAAGTAATTATCAATTCCCTCCATTAGACTTACTTAAAAAATACGAAGGTGAGGGAATTACAATAAATCAAGAGGAACTAGAGGAAAACAAAAATAGGATTGTTGAAACCCTCAATAATTATAAAATAGGGATTTCAAGTATTAAAGCTACGATTGGGCCAACAGTTACCTTGTATGAAATTGTTCCTGATGCAGGGATCCGAATTTCCAAAATTAAAAACCTAGAAGATGACATAGCCCTTTCCTTGGCAGCACTAGGCATAAGAATTATAGCTCCTATCCCTGGTAAAGGAACAATCGGTATAGAAGTTCCAAATAAAAATGCCACCATTGTTTCAATGAGATCTGTAATAGCATCTCAAAAATTTCAAAAATCTGAAATGGAATTACCAATTGCTTTTGGTAAAACCATTAGCAATGAGACAATGGTAGTTGATTTGGCCAAGATGCCGCACTTATTAATGGCTGGTGCAACCGGACAAGGAAAATCGGTTGGTCTTAATGCTGTTTTAACTTCTTTATTATATAAAAAGCATCCTGCTGAAGTAAAATTTGTTTTGGTTGATCCTAAAAAGGTGGAGCTAACTTTATTTAATAAAATTGAGCGGCATTATTTAGCTAAACTCCCAGATAGCGAAGATGCTATTATCACAGATACTACAAAGGTTATTAATACCTTGAATTCTTTATGTATTGAAATGGACAACCGTTACGACATGCTTAAAAATGCAATGTGTCGTAACATCAAAGAATACAACGAAAAATTTAAATCTCGGAAATTAAATCCTAATGAAGGTCATCAATACTTACCATATATTGTTTTGGTAGTTGACGAATTTGCGGATTTGATTATGACTGCCGGAAAGGAAATAGAAACTCCTATAGCCCGTTTGGCTCAATTGGCTAGGGCCATTGGTATTCACTTGATTATTGCAACTCAACGTCCTTCAGTAAACGTTATTACCGGTATAATTAAAGCGAATTTCCCAGCGCGTATTGCGTTTAGGGTGACCTCAAAAATAGACTCCAGAACTATTTTGGATAATTCTGGAGCAGATCAATTAATTGGACGTGGAGATATGCTTTATACCCAAGGTAATGATGTTACTAGAATTCAATGCGCATTTGTTGACACCCCTGAGGTTGAACGCATAACTGAATTTATTGGTTCTCAAAAAGCATATCCAGATGCTTATCACCTTCCTGAATATGTTGGGGAGGAAAGTGGCACAGGTATTGATATAGATCTAGAGGACCGAGATAAATTGTTCAAGGAGGCTGCAGAAGTTATAGTAACTGCACAACAAGGTTCAGCATCTTTACTTCAAAGAAAATTGAAGCTTGGTTATAACAGGGCTGGAAGGTTAATTGATCAGCTGGAAGCTGCTGGAATCGTTGGAGGTTTTGAAGGAAGTAAAGCACGACAGGTTTTGATTCCTGATTTAACCGCCCTAGAACAACATCTTAGGGATGAAAATTTATACTAA
- a CDS encoding diacylglycerol kinase, with amino-acid sequence MNKSKEPLLINRLKSVKYAFKGAVILIWTESSVQIQFVIAILMTIAGFYFQISTMEWIAQILCIGLIMSIEGLNTAVEKISDFVHPDYHKLIGRIKDVSAGAVFFAAITAIVIGSIIYFPKIF; translated from the coding sequence ATGAATAAGTCAAAGGAACCACTGCTTATTAATAGGTTAAAAAGTGTAAAATATGCTTTTAAAGGTGCGGTGATTTTAATTTGGACAGAGTCTAGTGTTCAGATTCAGTTTGTCATTGCCATTTTAATGACTATTGCCGGATTTTATTTCCAGATTTCAACAATGGAATGGATCGCCCAAATACTATGTATTGGTTTAATAATGAGTATTGAAGGTTTAAATACAGCTGTAGAAAAGATTTCTGATTTTGTTCATCCAGATTATCATAAATTAATCGGTAGAATTAAAGATGTCTCTGCTGGTGCGGTTTTTTTTGCTGCAATTACTGCCATTGTTATTGGTTCGATAATTTACTTTCCTAAGATTTTTTAA
- the tpx gene encoding thiol peroxidase, producing MATVVLKSIPVHTFGELPEVGTKAPNFQLVANDLTERTLKSYLGQNVILNVLHSVDTSTCSKSILELNEYAKTIGNVKILCISKDLPFAMRKFMTGKELNYIETLSDYRYSSFGKNYQIEFVDGPLKNLLSRCLIVLGKDGTIQYAEQVYENSDEPDYDSAFKALKQINE from the coding sequence ATGGCGACTGTAGTATTAAAAAGTATTCCTGTTCACACTTTCGGCGAATTGCCAGAAGTTGGTACCAAAGCCCCAAACTTCCAATTAGTAGCTAACGACCTCACTGAACGTACCTTAAAAAGTTATTTAGGTCAAAACGTTATTTTAAACGTTTTGCATAGTGTCGATACCTCGACTTGTTCAAAATCTATTTTGGAATTAAATGAGTATGCCAAAACTATTGGAAACGTAAAGATTCTTTGTATTTCTAAAGATCTTCCTTTTGCGATGCGAAAATTTATGACTGGTAAAGAATTGAACTACATTGAAACCTTATCTGACTATAGGTATAGTAGTTTTGGAAAAAATTATCAGATTGAATTTGTAGATGGACCACTTAAAAACCTTTTATCTAGATGCTTGATAGTATTAGGGAAAGACGGAACCATACAATACGCTGAACAGGTTTACGAAAACTCCGATGAACCAGATTATGACTCGGCTTTTAAAGCTTTAAAACAAATTAATGAATAA
- the pheT gene encoding phenylalanine--tRNA ligase subunit beta produces the protein MKISYNWLKQFIKINLTPTETAEMLTNLGLEVEGVEEFESVKGGLKGVVVGEVITCEKHPNADRLKLTTVKISDDDVVQIVCGAPNVAKGQKVPVATIGTDLYTKEGESWTIKKGKIRGEESHGMICAEDELGLGDSHDGIMVLEDKLKPGMPVSKIFEVESDNIFEIGLTPNRADAMSHFGVARDLRAGLIQKELNVELITPSVSSFHVDNRTLKIGVDVKDKTKAPRYCGVTISDLKVKQSPIWLQNKLKAIGLMPKNNVVDVTNYVLHELGQPLHAFDARKINGGKVIVQTMPSGTKFITLDGIERELHEEDLMICDAEKPMCIAGVFGGINSGVTEETTSIFLESAYFDPVSIRKTAKRHALNTDASFRFERGIDPNITEYALKRAALLIQEVAGGKITSDIEEFYPKKIEDQMVRLNFENANKLIGEVIPTEVIKRILRSLDININSVTETGLGLTVPAYRNDVTREADIIEEILRVYGYDNINTTEKLNASISHSTGIEDFQLQNIVGNQLTSIGFYEILNNSLTTPDYFKLGNYTSEDLQVKIINPLSNDLSVMRQSLLYSGLEVINYNLNHKNDRLKLFEFGKTYFQIDGSNVEHKRMSLFICGNKEAERWNASKEKSGFFYLKGVVDSLLARLGITDLHSFSVENTDFSEGLNISSGNNVLVEYGIVSKSILSYFGINQDVFYADFKWDTILKAIQNKKLVFKPISKYPKVRRDFALLVDDTVSFDLIKDIAYSTERKLLKEVDLFDVYQGKNLPSGKKSYAVSFILQDEQKTLTDDQIDKIMSKLQKSFESKTGAILR, from the coding sequence TTGGCTGAAACAATTCATTAAAATCAATCTTACTCCAACTGAAACTGCCGAAATGCTAACCAACTTAGGTCTAGAGGTTGAAGGGGTTGAAGAGTTTGAATCTGTAAAAGGCGGGCTAAAAGGTGTAGTGGTTGGTGAGGTTATAACTTGTGAAAAGCATCCCAACGCGGACAGGTTAAAACTAACCACTGTTAAGATTTCTGATGATGATGTTGTGCAAATTGTTTGTGGTGCGCCAAATGTAGCGAAGGGACAAAAAGTGCCTGTTGCTACTATAGGAACAGATCTTTACACCAAAGAAGGAGAAAGCTGGACCATTAAAAAAGGTAAAATTAGAGGTGAAGAGAGTCATGGAATGATTTGTGCGGAAGACGAACTAGGCTTAGGAGACTCGCACGATGGCATAATGGTTTTGGAAGACAAATTAAAACCTGGCATGCCAGTATCTAAAATATTTGAAGTAGAATCAGATAACATCTTCGAAATAGGATTAACTCCAAACCGTGCAGATGCCATGAGTCATTTTGGAGTAGCACGTGATTTAAGAGCCGGGCTAATTCAAAAAGAATTGAACGTAGAGTTGATAACTCCTTCGGTAAGTTCATTCCATGTGGATAATCGCACTTTAAAAATTGGTGTTGATGTAAAAGACAAGACTAAAGCACCTAGATATTGTGGCGTTACAATTTCAGATCTTAAAGTAAAACAGTCACCTATTTGGTTACAAAATAAATTGAAGGCCATTGGTTTAATGCCAAAGAACAATGTCGTGGATGTCACTAATTATGTTCTTCATGAGTTAGGTCAACCATTACATGCTTTCGATGCTAGAAAAATTAACGGAGGAAAGGTTATAGTGCAAACAATGCCTTCAGGAACAAAGTTCATCACTTTAGATGGGATAGAAAGAGAACTTCATGAAGAAGATTTAATGATATGTGACGCTGAAAAACCTATGTGCATAGCAGGAGTTTTTGGCGGAATTAATAGTGGTGTTACAGAAGAAACAACAAGTATTTTTCTTGAAAGCGCTTATTTCGATCCTGTCAGCATTAGAAAGACAGCAAAAAGGCACGCACTTAATACAGATGCATCATTCAGGTTTGAGAGAGGTATAGACCCAAACATAACAGAATATGCCCTTAAACGTGCCGCGCTTTTGATTCAAGAGGTTGCGGGCGGTAAAATTACTAGCGATATTGAGGAATTTTATCCAAAGAAAATTGAGGACCAAATGGTTCGTTTAAATTTTGAAAATGCCAATAAACTAATCGGCGAGGTTATTCCAACTGAAGTCATAAAACGCATTTTACGGTCTTTAGACATAAATATAAATAGTGTTACTGAGACTGGCTTAGGCCTTACCGTTCCTGCATATCGAAATGATGTTACGAGAGAAGCGGATATAATTGAAGAGATATTAAGGGTCTACGGATATGACAATATCAATACTACGGAAAAATTAAATGCTTCCATCTCACATTCCACTGGGATTGAAGACTTTCAATTACAAAACATTGTAGGCAATCAATTAACGTCTATTGGTTTTTATGAAATATTAAATAATTCACTTACCACTCCAGATTATTTTAAATTAGGCAATTACACTTCTGAAGATTTACAAGTTAAAATAATCAACCCACTGAGTAACGATTTGTCCGTTATGAGACAATCGCTGCTTTATTCCGGATTAGAAGTGATTAATTATAATCTCAATCATAAAAATGATCGATTGAAACTATTTGAATTTGGTAAAACCTATTTCCAAATTGATGGTTCTAATGTGGAACACAAAAGAATGTCTCTATTTATTTGTGGAAACAAGGAAGCAGAACGCTGGAATGCTTCTAAGGAAAAATCTGGTTTCTTTTATTTAAAAGGGGTTGTAGATAGTTTACTAGCACGTTTGGGAATTACCGATTTACACAGTTTTTCAGTCGAAAATACCGACTTTTCTGAAGGATTAAATATTTCAAGCGGAAACAATGTCCTTGTTGAATATGGAATAGTTTCAAAATCCATTTTAAGTTATTTTGGAATAAACCAGGATGTGTTTTATGCCGATTTTAAATGGGATACGATTTTGAAGGCAATCCAAAACAAAAAATTGGTATTCAAACCTATTTCCAAATATCCTAAGGTTAGAAGAGATTTTGCTTTATTAGTAGATGATACTGTAAGTTTTGATTTAATAAAGGACATTGCCTATAGTACTGAAAGAAAATTGCTCAAAGAAGTTGATCTTTTTGATGTGTACCAAGGAAAAAACCTGCCTTCTGGCAAAAAAAGTTATGCCGTGAGTTTCATTTTGCAAGACGAACAGAAAACCCTTACGGATGATCAGATCGACAAGATCATGTCCAAATTGCAGAAGAGTTTTGAAAGTAAAACTGGAGCAATTTTGAGATAA